Within Candidatus Abyssobacteria bacterium SURF_5, the genomic segment CACACAGCGACCCAACAGCCATCTTCTGGCTCTCCTGGCTGTTGTTTGGGCTGCTGCTCCTCCCAAGGATTCTTGAGGAATTCAGGTGGCATCCGGCCGGCGGGAATGTCGACCCATTTCAGCTTCTCGTCCGCAACATCCTGGACGTGTTGGCACTTTTAGCGGGCTGGCCGCTCTGGAAGACGCTGCGGAAAGAAAAACATTCTTCAATTCGCCAGTCTGTAGTTACTGTAATGGGTTATCTGCCGATTCAAGTCCTGTTTCTCCTGCCCTTCTTCACTGCCGCCGCCACCATAGAACTTGGCACAAATCGGGAAATAGGAAGGCAAGTCTTCATAATGGGCCTGGCCGTATCATCTTTTTTTGGAGGATGCTGGATTGGTTTCAAGAAGACCAGACTCACATTACTGTGGCTCCTCCTTGGATTTCTCTTCTTCTGGGTTCCTTTCACTATTGAAGGAATAAGCTGGAATCTCATGGCACCCGTCAAATCTCTACCATACATCAAAGCTCTATTCTTATTTGCCTGCGTTGCTGCGGGGGGATATTTCGGACGGTGGATAGCATCTCCCTTACCGCCGTCATCTACTCTCTGAACATTCGTATCTTTCCATCTTTCGCTCGCCGTTCTTGCCTCAGCCTCCTGCACCAGGGGGCTGAAAGGGAGGAACTGTGGAACGTGCGACAATCGCTTCACTTGCGCAGGCAACTTCTTCACTCTGAGTGGAAAAGGAAAGAATAGATTCTGCGGAAAATGCTTCATCTTGATTATGAGGAAATCTGTCCCCCAACCTCTTTTTCCTTCTGAGATCAAGGAGGACTTAGTTTGACATTACCCGGAGAACCAAAACCGTCGCGAGAAGGCAAGGCACGCACGACGGCCGTTCTCGGGATGCTGAACATCCTCTACGGTCTCGGACTGATCTCTCTGCAAATGTTGCCGTTCATGATCATAAAATTATTTCCGCCGCGACAGCCGCTCGATTTTCATTTGTCGCCCTTCACGTGGAGGTCTGCCTTTTCGATAATGTTCATTATCGGCGGATTAGGACTTCTTTCTTTTATGCGATGGGGGCGCATTCTATCGGGTTTTGCTGCTATTGGTACAATCATCACAAGCATATTTTCCCTCGTGCAATCCTCACTGGGCGCATTGCAGGAGCCAGACGTGGCTCAGCCTCTGCTTGGAATTTTAATTGCAGCATTTCTTATGGCCATTCTCCTGATTTACCCGGTCATTCTTCTTATTCTCCTTCGACGCGGTTACATTTGGGCGCGTTTGGAAAAATGAAAAACCTCCGTTTCCTCTGTTTGCTCCTGTGGATGTGTCTTTTGCGGCAAAAGTTTGCGCGATCCCGGATCAAGTCCGGGACGGCGTCTATCTCTCTTCGTCGGCATGCATCAGGCGAGGCGCCTGACCACGCGAGTGCGCGTGACAGGCAAGGAGAGGCGGTTCCTGATTGATTCGTTCGGGTTCGTGGTCGGAGCTTCCTTCTATCTACCCGCCCAAATAGGCGGAACGGATTTCTTCGCTGTTGAGGAGGTCCGAGCCGGTGCCGGAGGAAACGATCTGGCCGGTCTGCATGACGTAGCCGCGCGCGGCTATCGAGAGCGCCATCTGCGCGTTCTGCTCGACGAGCAGGATCGAGGCGCCGCTTCGATTGATCGACTGGATGATCTCGAATATCTGGTCCACCAGGACGGGCGAAAGCCCCATCGACGGCTCGTCCATCAGCAACAGCTTCGGCCGGGTCATCAGCGCGCGCCCGATCGCCAGCATCTGTTGTTCGCCGCCGCTCAGCGTTCCGCCCGACTGCCGCCGCCGCTCCTTCAGTCGCGGGAAAATCTCATAGACTCGTTCGAGCTCGGGGCGCAGTTTGGCGAGGGCCTGCTTTCGGCTGAAACCCCCGATCTGCAGGTTCTCCTCGACCGAGAGCTTCGGGAAAATGCGCCGGCCTTCGGGAACCGTGGATATCCCCCGCGCGACCACCTGCGATGAAGGCAATCCGTCAATCCGCTCCTGCTGAAACGTGATGGAGCCGGTCTGCGGCGGCACCAGCCCGAGGATCGTCTTCATGGTGGTGCTTTTGCCGGCGCCGTTACTGCCGAGAAGGCAGACGATCTCGCCGGCTTCGACGCGCAGGGACACATCGTGCAGGATTCGGGTGAGCCCGTATGACGCAGTCACTTGTTTCAATTCAAGCAGAGACATGTTTTTTCCCGAGGTACGCCTCGATTACCAGTTCGTTGGCGCGAACCTCTTCGAATGAGCCTTCGGCGATTTTGCGGCCGTAGTCGAACGCGATCACCCGGTCGGACAGTCCCTTTACCATCATCATGTCGTGCTCGATCACCATCAGCGTGTATCCCATATCGCGCAGGCGCTTCAAGTCGTCGATGAACTCCCTGCGCTCGTGCGGATTCATTCCCGCTGAAGGCTCATCGAGCAGCACCAGTTTGGGCCGGCTGGCGAGCGCCCGCACCACCTCGAGGCGTTTTTGATATGCATAAGGGATCGCTTTTGCCGGCTCGTTCATCACCGGCGCGAGCTGCGACCGGAAGACCGCCAGCAACCGCTTCGCCTCCTCGACAACGTTTTGTTCTTCCGCGCGCGCCCGTTTCGTTTGCAATACGGCATCGAGCGGACCGGAGCGCGTGCGGCAGTGCATTCCGACCATGACGTTCTCGATCACGGACATGTTTGCGAAGAGGCGGATATTCTGAAACGTGCGGGCGATGCCGACAGCTGTCACCCGGTGCGGTTTCATCTTCTTGATATTTGCAGGCGCCCGGCCGGACGGATTGAACAGGATATCGCCTTCGTCGGGCTGATAGATGCCGGAGACGAGGTTGAACAGCGTTGTCTTGCCCGATCCGTTCGGCCCGATGATGCTGAGAATCTCGTTCGGCTCGACGTGCAAGTCGATCTGATCGAGCGCCTTCAGCCCGCCGAACCATTTACTTAAGCGACAGACTTGCAGCAGCGGCACGTTCCGGTTCATTTTCGGTTTCCAGTAGCTCCTGTTTGCGCCGCCTGCTCGGGATGAGTCCCTCGGGGCGGAAGATCATCATTGCGATCAATGCCGCGCCGAACAGCAGCATGCGTATCTGCTGAAATTCGCGCAGCTTTTCCGGCAGAACGACGAGAACGGCCGCGCCGACGATCACGCCGGGAATGCTGCCCATCCCGCCGAGCACCACCATGCAGACGATCATGGCCGACTCCATGAAAGTGAAACTCATCGGATCGACGAAGGTCATGAGGCTGGAGTAGATGACGCCCGCCATCCCCGCGAAACTGGCGCCGATGCCGAATCCGAGCAGTTTGAGGGCGGTCACGTTGATGCCCGAGCTTGCGGCGGCGAGTTCGTCCTCGCGAATGGCGATCCATGCGCGCCCGATGCGCGAATGGTTAAGTCGATGGGCG encodes:
- a CDS encoding ABC transporter ATP-binding protein; the encoded protein is MSLLELKQVTASYGLTRILHDVSLRVEAGEIVCLLGSNGAGKSTTMKTILGLVPPQTGSITFQQERIDGLPSSQVVARGISTVPEGRRIFPKLSVEENLQIGGFSRKQALAKLRPELERVYEIFPRLKERRRQSGGTLSGGEQQMLAIGRALMTRPKLLLMDEPSMGLSPVLVDQIFEIIQSINRSGASILLVEQNAQMALSIAARGYVMQTGQIVSSGTGSDLLNSEEIRSAYLGG
- a CDS encoding ABC transporter ATP-binding protein, with translation MPLLQVCRLSKWFGGLKALDQIDLHVEPNEILSIIGPNGSGKTTLFNLVSGIYQPDEGDILFNPSGRAPANIKKMKPHRVTAVGIARTFQNIRLFANMSVIENVMVGMHCRTRSGPLDAVLQTKRARAEEQNVVEEAKRLLAVFRSQLAPVMNEPAKAIPYAYQKRLEVVRALASRPKLVLLDEPSAGMNPHERREFIDDLKRLRDMGYTLMVIEHDMMMVKGLSDRVIAFDYGRKIAEGSFEEVRANELVIEAYLGKKHVSA